A genomic window from Cricetulus griseus strain 17A/GY chromosome 4, alternate assembly CriGri-PICRH-1.0, whole genome shotgun sequence includes:
- the Orai1 gene encoding calcium release-activated calcium channel protein 1 isoform X2, whose translation MHPEPAPPPSSSNPELPLSGGSSTSGSRRSRRRSGDGEPSGAPPLPSPPAVSYPDWIGQSYSEVMSLNEHSMQALSWRKLYLSRAKLKASSRTSALLSGFAMVAMVEVQLDTDHDYPPGLLIVFSACTTVLVAVHLFALMISTCILPNIEAVSNVHNLNSVKESPHERMHRHIELAWAFSTVIGTLLFLAEVVLLCWVKFLPLKRHSGQPSPTKRPPEPAVVANSSSGITPGEAAAIASTAIMVPCGLVFIVFAVHFYRSLVSHKTDRQFQELNELAEFARLQDQLDHRGDHSLTPGTHYA comes from the exons ATGCATCCGGAGCCTGCCCCGCCCCCGAGCAGCAGCAACCCCGAGCTTCCCTTGAGCGGCGGCAGCAGCACCAGCGGCAGCCGCCGGAGCCGCCGCCGCAGCGGGGACGGGGAGCCCTCGGGGGCCCCACCGCTGCCGTCTCCGCCCGCCGTCAGCTACCCGGACTGGATCGGCCAGAGTTACTCCGAGGTGATGAGCCTCAACGAGCACTCGATGCAGGCGCTGTCCTGGCGCAAGCTCTACTTAAGCCGCGCCAAGCTCAAAGCCTCCAGCCGGACCTCGGCTCTGCTCTCCGGCTTCGCCATG GTGGCGATGGTAGAAGTCCAGCTGGATACAGACCATGACTATCCACCAGGGCTTCTCATTGTCTTCAGTGCCTGTACCACGGTGCTGGTGGCCGTGCACCTCTTTGCACTCATGATCAGTACCTGCATTCTCCCCAACATCGAGGCTGTGAGTAATGTCCACAACCTCAACTCGGTCAAAGAGTCCCCCCACGAGCGCATGCACCGCCACATCGAGCTGGCCTGGGCCTTCTCTACGGTCATCGGGACGTTGCTCTTCCTGGCTGAGGTCGTGCTGCTCTGCTGGGTCAAGTTCTTACCCCTCAAGAGACACTCAGGCCAGCCAAGCCCCACTAAGCGCCCTCCTGAACCAGCTGTCGTCGCCAACAGCAGCAGTGGCATCACCCCGGGTGAGGCGGCGGCCATCGCCTCCACTGCCATCATGGTCCCCTGTGGCCTGGTTTTTATCGTCTTTGCTGTTCACTTCTACCGTTCACTGGTCAGCCATAAGACGGACCGGCAGTTCCAGGAGCTCAACGAGCTGGCAGAGTTTGCCCGCTTGCAGGACCAGCTGGACCACAGAGGGGACCATTCCCTGACACCTGGCACCCATTATGCCTGA